Proteins encoded by one window of Microcoleus sp. FACHB-68:
- the cobO gene encoding cob(I)yrinic acid a,c-diamide adenosyltransferase yields the protein MQTNTELNANQDVETDTLEEETSLTPDRYQQKMQRRKEVQEERLAARTQEKGLIVVHTGNGKGKTTAALGMVLRSLGHGYRVAIVQFIKGAWEPAEKVVFSRWADQLEFHALGEGFTWETQDRQRDIEKAQHAWQTGLEFIRNPEFKLVLLDEINVALKLGYLSVEEVLAGLEQKPADSHVILTGRGAPAALIDQADLVTEMTLIKHPFREQNVKAQPGIEF from the coding sequence ATGCAAACAAATACCGAACTCAACGCGAATCAAGATGTGGAAACCGATACCCTAGAAGAGGAGACATCGCTGACGCCTGATCGCTACCAGCAGAAGATGCAGCGACGCAAAGAAGTGCAGGAAGAACGGCTGGCGGCACGAACCCAAGAAAAAGGCTTGATTGTCGTGCACACCGGCAACGGGAAAGGCAAAACCACAGCAGCGCTGGGAATGGTGCTGCGCTCCCTGGGACATGGCTACCGGGTGGCAATTGTACAATTTATTAAAGGTGCGTGGGAGCCGGCGGAAAAGGTTGTGTTTAGCCGGTGGGCGGATCAGTTAGAGTTTCACGCCCTTGGAGAAGGGTTCACCTGGGAAACTCAAGACCGGCAGCGTGATATCGAAAAAGCCCAGCACGCTTGGCAGACTGGTTTGGAATTTATTCGCAATCCTGAATTTAAACTGGTGCTGCTTGATGAAATCAATGTAGCGCTCAAACTTGGTTATCTAAGCGTTGAAGAAGTGCTGGCGGGTTTAGAGCAAAAGCCGGCAGACTCTCACGTGATTCTCACCGGCAGGGGCGCACCGGCTGCGCTTATTGACCAAGCAGACCTCGTAACTGAAATGACTTTAATTAAGCATCCCTTCCGTGAGCAAAACGTTAAAGCGCAACCCGGCATTGAGTTTTAA